In Acipenser ruthenus chromosome 1, fAciRut3.2 maternal haplotype, whole genome shotgun sequence, the genomic stretch ttctgtagaatgctccttggtcttcattttccctcagattcacagcctgaccaatgatccttcaacagtggggttttatacagaaaatgtgacagcaactttaatggttcacaggtggaggccaatggtaaggtaactgtgtcctcgtcaagacaatttctttcatcggtgtaaactgggagcttccacagcacaggggttgaatacttatgcaagcaagatatttcagttttatttttcttaaaaatatttcccaacataaaaccaatgtcaccttacaataattgattttgagtttcagttttttaaaataaaatatcaaacagaacaaaatttcagtgtaccatttgtaattcagtaatatgagagaattggacagaggtctgaatacttttgcaaggcactgtatgttcacTTTGCAATGAATATAAAAGAAGACGTACTCACCTTTAATATTGTGTTGGCAGTTATAACCGGTGCCTCGTCATTCACTGGCATAACGTTTACATAGACAGTGCAGGGCTGGCTCTGCTTCCGAAGCTCAGTGTCGTTGGCAATGATGGTAAAATTATCAGACGTCGTCTCACTGTCATCATGCACATAATAAATGAACTCCTGCTGAACCTAGCAGAACAACGAAAAAGAAAACACGCTGCAAGAGGCTTCCAAAGACCTGGAAACATGCGACCTCCGCAGAGCGGAACAAGCTTCACACGTACCTGCTTTCTGGTGAACACAAGGAGCTTCACGCCGGGGGATCGGGAGTGCTCTATCTGCCCATGCTGCGGAGGCTCCCACACAGAGTACTCCAAGTCCAGGCCAGCAAAGTGTTGGCTAGTAACTTGAATGATGTCCTCTGTCAGCGCCTTGGCCGCTCCTTCCTTCAGCGTGATGTTGGACACTTTCAGTGGGATTAGACGAGGTATAACATCAATGCAGACCTGGAGTCCCCCAACCTCAGTCACTCCATTGGAGACCTGCAGCTCGATGCTGTCCTTGTGCTGATCGGCAGTGACATGCACATACTGGATGTTGCCATCATTAATGTCTTGCTGTGTGAAGCTCTGGATAGGGGCTTGTTCACTTCCCAGGTATCGCCCCTCCCCTTCAGCAAAGCTGCGGATGTATCCGTAGGTAGGAGCGATCTTAACAGTGTAAACGATTTCCACAGGTAAGCTATCTTCATGCACAACCTGAAACCAACCAGTCAGCACAGAGGGAGTGTTATAGAATCATGGTTTCAACCAATGGAgactccttagaggaggcaagggaggcagtgcttcttcaaaatttcaaagtgagagagagagagagagagagagagagagagagagagagagagagagagagagatgttgtGTAGCATtagaatataataatgttcaataaaacaaaaatagtctaaaatgcaagaaaaaaatgacattttaacctaaaccctagattcaacatgcctatattaaccacagtactagcaatgaCAGGTGACGTAGTCTGAACCCTGGTTTTAATTTGAGGAGCAGCTCATACCCTCCCGCCCCCTACTGAAGTGACCAGAACAAAAAGAAATCCATCACAACggtagaaaataaaaacatttaaacacagcTGCTTTATCACCTTATTAGCCAAACTGGCGCTTGTcttgtgcaggcatttttaaagcTAGAATACAGTAAGTATGTGGTGTTCAAGCAATTAggcttttaaaaagaaatgcagtaCGGAATTGGAAAATATTCAATTGAGAAATAATGACCTATGAATTTGTGCTGGTTTTATTATTACTAACTGTGCTCGTATTCGTCATACGTGTAGTGTATGGAAAACAGCAAAGGATTTGTACATTTTGATGAGTTTAAATGCTTCTACCTGTAATTGTAGTTTCTAAATACACAGTATTTCTTCTGAGGCTAGATATAGCGAATATTTCAAAGCAAATATCAACAAAAAGTAGGCAGAACGGAAAGTAATAACTACTGTGTTCATTTAAATTTCacttgatctgttttgtgtttttttttctgttttgatgtctaaaaaatacatttaatttataatgCAGAAAGTTAACATTTAAACCACGACGACAATGCAAAAGTAATGCAAAATTCGGCGTGGCAGGGAACTCACAGAAATAATTACATGCTACGATTGCTGCTCACATTGAACAAGCACCCGTATTTACTAGGACGTCAAAAACCACAATGAATGACTTGATTTAATCCATTTACTTTACTGTGCTACAAGAgattaagaaagaaagaacacttttgttatttttaatttcctgCATAATTTAGAGGactgatctcaaaccccagtgcactagaacggacattttgaaaagagctttgaaactgactttaaagttgtaagtgtaaaaagttgtcaggatgtttacagtgaaaagaaaaatgacccccaagccctctgccttttattctgcctccccatttttttttggTCACCAGTCGCCACTGACTTCAACCTGTATTAACCTAAACATTTGAGACAGTTGCTGCTTCCTATGTATAAAAACATATCCTACTGGAGCAAAAGCCATCCAGCAAGAAACTTAACTTAAACTTTACAATGAAAGATAAATGTGAACTACACCTCAAGTTTTCTTTTACTGATCTTCACAGGCTTCCCCTCTTCTACCAGAAGAGTTCTGTTGTGCACAACCTTTGGGGGGCGCTGGTGACTCTCCAAATACACTCGGACAAAAACTCCAGCATCCAGACGGACATCCTTAACCTTCACGGTAAAGTTGAATCTGTCCACCAAGTTGTTACTGTTGTCATGTTGATAGACCAGGTGATCCCTTCTCAAATCGTGCTGCGTGAAAGAATCCACTAGAAGATCATTTATATGCAGTCTGCCATGCTTTGGTGGGAGAAACAATTTGTAGGTGACCTCCTTATCGTCTCTTACATCCATGTTGGTGGCCACACTGAAGTTGGCTGCGTTGAAAGACGCTGCATGTCCTTTTTGTACCAGCAGCCCTGTACTGTTGGCTATCTGGATGTAGGGTTCGTGTGCACTGACCTCCAGCAGCGACGATGTATAATGCTTCCCATCAGtcacaaacaacacgaaacgccCGTAATCTGTCCCACGGTGCAAGAATAAGACACGCCTCAGCTCCAGGTCTTCCTGATGGAACTGGTAGAGCTTGTGAGAGGTGTCATTCACAAGGACCAGGTCCCCGTTCGGTATTCCGCGTCGAGTGTACAACAGCTGGCCATTGTCAAAATCAGAGTCCCCATCGTGATAGCAGAGATCTTCCACAGTTAACAGTTTCTGACCATTTCTGGCCACATGGAAGATCTTATCAACAACACGCACTGGCTTCTCGTCATTCTTGAGCTCAATGGAAATGTTAAAGGAGCTCTCCACAGCTGCAGCCCCCGCCCCAGACTTGTTGAGGGATGCAATGAAAGTAAACTCATCATGGGTGGTTTCAGAGTCATCGTGGACGTACAGAATGCGTTCCCCAAGGATATCTGCGTTGGTGAACACCGTCATGTTGTCATTGCTGGAGGCAGAGTCAGAAAGGTTTATACGCTTTAACTTCCCATGTTTGGGGCTGCTTGTGATTTTGTAGAACATTTCTTTTGTGATCAGGGTTTCTGAAAACAATTCCTCTTTTGATATCAGTTTACTTTCTCCCTCGATTAAAGAAAGCCCAGTATTGGTTAGGATGATACTGTTGACATCTGCCTTGATGGCAAGTTTGAAATCATAGGCCCCTGAATGTGCGTGTTTGGAGAGAACCTGGAAGGTAAACATGTCCTTTGAGTCTTCACGTGGTCTTTCAACCAGCTCATATTCTACTTTCTGCTCAGTGACATTTCTTTGGCTAAAAGTTGAGTTTTTCTTCAACACTTTGTTGTTCAGCAGAAGCTTGCCTTTCTTGGGTAATGTCAAAAGCCGGTAATACAGATTGTTTTCCGCTACTGTCACGCCTTCAACAATGGCATGGAGGTGTTCTGAATTTAGTGCCACTCTCCTTACTTTGTCAATTTCTAGTGCACTGTTTTTCAGTAGTTTATACTGAACCCATTTCACTGTAACTGGAAAGAACAGTTCCTCGCTGGCCAAGCTTCCGATACTGACTTTGCATTTGAAATTGTCAGTAGCATTGCTGGACTGAAGTTCCTGGTAAGTGCTCACGTATCGCACACGTTCACGTTCGAGTGTGCGCTGGGAGAATGTGCTGGTGGGTTTCCACTCTCCGCTGGAGTGCCACCTCTGTACTTCCCCATACTTGGGGGGCTCAATGATATCGTACCGGAGATCTAGCTCCTGTTTGACCGCATTAGTCTGTACTGCCAGGTGGTTGGTACCAATCAAGGCCACTTCTCCCTGCGTCACTTCCACACCTGTGTTGTTTGCAATGTTATAATCCAGTGGTATAGCCATTATTCGCAGGACCACGGTGTTGCTCACTTTATCCCCGTCACTGACTCTTAACACAATCCTGGAGTTTCTCACTCCACTATGAACATACTGTATTCTTCCTTCCTCCAAGTCAGTGTGCGAGAAAGTATTTAGAACTTTACCAGGGTTCTTAGTGTTTTCAAGATAGCCAGCATCTGCATTCAGGTTACCCAGCACTGAAAACACCAGCTCTGTAGAATTGCTGTCGACGTCAGTGGCTTTCAACACATCAGTTGTTAGAGGCTTCTTTGAGTTCTCCAACAATACAAAGAGGTTTCCTTCAAGGAGAGTCAGTTCTGGGGCATCATTGGTGGGGGTTACGCTAATGTTAAATCTGTATTGCTTATTTCCCTTTAGATAGGGTGGGACTTCTTTCTTGCTGCTGGCAAAgacagaaaacataaaaaagtcaaGGGGATCCTCTGAACCACCATGAACGTACATAACCCTACCATGCCAGAGGTCCAACATGGAGAAAGTGTTTTCTTCTTGATCCTGATCTATATCCAACCTCAGCTGCCCGTGGACAGGCTGCTCTTGGATCTTAAAAACGATCTGTGACTGACGAATACCCAGCTTCTTGAATTCCAGGCTGACTTTAATGTGCTTGGACCCGAGAGATGCACGGCCCCCTTCTGGAACCACAAGGTTATTGAGGGCCAGGAAGCTGCCATGCTTCTTTTCCTGAGGCTTGGCGCTTGTAGGAATGGCAGCAGATGTGGATGGGATTTGAGGCAGGGGGACAGTAGTGGGGGTGGCTTGCATTGTAGGCTCTGGTTCCTTTTCTGGTTCACACCCCACGGAAATGTCTTTAGTAACCTCAGCATTCTTTAGGCCCATTTTCTCAGAGTTGGCTTTGATGTCTTTCAAGCAGCCTTTAAAGGACCCTCCTCTGGCACGCTTtcctgagaccgagaccaagccCTGATTCCGGACTTCTGCTCGAGTGCTATCATCTATACCCCCTATAAAAAGGGGACCCCTCAGACTGAGAGCCTTGTTGGGGGAACTCAGGATTTTTTTCACAGTCTCCTCATCCACTGTAAGCTGAAGGTTCCTCGATGTAAACTGTAGTTTTATGTAATGCCATTTCCTATCATTAACTTGACTAAGGGAGGAAAGCTCATTTTTACTCCCACCTTTTCCCACAACCGCAATGATCAGCCCTTCTCGGATCTCCATGGCTACAAAGTCTCCCTGACGAGCAGAGTTGTACAGAAGAAGTCCTTGCTCAGCTGATGTGTGGACCATGCACTCAAATACTCCTCCCTCTTGCACATTCCAAAGTGGGAAAGAAATATAAGCTTTGGAGCTGAAGAAACTGACCGGGTCGTCTTCACTGGCAAAGAACTGAGGGCTGCAGCCCAAGGACACCTCGTATACATGTTTGAACCCGTAATAGGACCTGAGCGAGGACAGCAGATTATGCTGGTTAAACAGGAGCTCATCAATGCACCCTCGAAAGCCGCTGGGCTCCGTGACGAGGTACGGTTTGTCCAGACCTCCAGTGCCTCCCACGTACAGGCCCTCCTGGATGCTGAGATCATGCAGCAGGCCTGGCATTCTGACACTCGCTTGAAAGTGCTTGTCCACAGTCAGGGTCACGCTGTTATTGTCATGCTGCAGTTCAGCTGTGTGCCAGGCGAGATCATTCAGTGGGGTGCCTTTCTCTGAGCGAAGTATGCGCTCCCCAGATCCCAAGTCCAACTTCACCTGAAAGGAAACACAGATACGATCAAACATTCTCCAAGGATATTCAAATATAGACATTTCATTCAGTGCTCTCTTTTGTGGGCAAACATTAACAATGACAAAGTATGCTTTTGCAAAGTTACATTTGAGTCCAAGAGACAACACTTAAACGGTAATATAAGCAGGGAAGACTTTAAAATGAAGAGGCTGTGGAATGCTGTTCCTTTATTCTGCATCTAAAGTGCGTTGAAGCGTGCAATGCTTTGGTCTCACTGTCCTGTATCAGGCAAAACATCAAAATGCAGCTCATGTTTGAAGCCATATATGGTATAAAAGATTTTTAGTGTGAATTTATGGATTAAATCCATATAACCTAAATACTGCAACATGCTGGACATATGTGAATCAAATCAAATAGAGATGCTGCTATAAAAAGTAGTGAGTGGCCCAGTTGAGATTGATGTCATATTTAAGTTTATGTACCTTATTTACATGGAGTGAAATACAGTGATTGATGTATTTTTGAAATCAGGGAATACGCTTGTGAAAACCTCCATTGCTGCTGCAATGTAAAGGCAATCCAATGCAGTTATCTGCTGTTCCAGCACAGTCATGCTATTGCGAGTACCTGTAAGCGAGTGGAGTGCAGCTCCACCAGGCAGTAGTCTGTGTGCCCTGCTGCCAGGAAGAGCATGCCGCTGGGTCTGGAGGTGCGGAACCTCACATACAGGGACGAGCGGGACCACGACTCCACCGTTTTCAGCTCCATGTAGCCGTCACCATAGAAAGAGGCTGCGAGGAAGAGACAGAGCACTGAATTGCATAGCAGGAGGCATACAAGCATGATCCACATTGATTTATTACCTCCAACATCACCATCTAACAGGATTAAAAAAGATGCCAGAAATAgacaaacagaaaacagtgcaTTTCATTAAAGACATTTAGAAAGACTTATTACATTAGATTGTGTTGAGGAAATTCAAACTAGATTAGGAGAAGagctgtacattatttttttataataagattGTCAAACtggctgtaataataataataataataataataataataataataataataataataataatgttacatattttgacaaaataatACAGCTGTAATAGAAGTAGTAGTTTGGTGACCCCACGGTATTCTATTTATGAAATGCGTATTTCTTCATCACTTCAAACACCAACTCTGATTTGTGAATTGAACAGTTTCCAGTATATGTTGAGTACTTGACTTTTGTTGAAGGATTTGGGATCACAGAATATCGTGGCtccaatgttttaaatatttggtCAAATCCTATCCTTAGAAAAGCCCATAGCTGATTTTGAAGAAAGTC encodes the following:
- the LOC117403523 gene encoding chondroitin sulfate proteoglycan 4-like; amino-acid sequence: MNFFKTCPTRLVPWQGLLVVCALIRLAFGASFYGDGYMELKTVESWSRSSLYVRFRTSRPSGMLFLAAGHTDYCLVELHSTRLQVKLDLGSGERILRSEKGTPLNDLAWHTAELQHDNNSVTLTVDKHFQASVRMPGLLHDLSIQEGLYVGGTGGLDKPYLVTEPSGFRGCIDELLFNQHNLLSSLRSYYGFKHVYEVSLGCSPQFFASEDDPVSFFSSKAYISFPLWNVQEGGVFECMVHTSAEQGLLLYNSARQGDFVAMEIREGLIIAVVGKGGSKNELSSLSQVNDRKWHYIKLQFTSRNLQLTVDEETVKKILSSPNKALSLRGPLFIGGIDDSTRAEVRNQGLVSVSGKRARGGSFKGCLKDIKANSEKMGLKNAEVTKDISVGCEPEKEPEPTMQATPTTVPLPQIPSTSAAIPTSAKPQEKKHGSFLALNNLVVPEGGRASLGSKHIKVSLEFKKLGIRQSQIVFKIQEQPVHGQLRLDIDQDQEENTFSMLDLWHGRVMYVHGGSEDPLDFFMFSVFASSKKEVPPYLKGNKQYRFNISVTPTNDAPELTLLEGNLFVLLENSKKPLTTDVLKATDVDSNSTELVFSVLGNLNADAGYLENTKNPGKVLNTFSHTDLEEGRIQYVHSGVRNSRIVLRVSDGDKVSNTVVLRIMAIPLDYNIANNTGVEVTQGEVALIGTNHLAVQTNAVKQELDLRYDIIEPPKYGEVQRWHSSGEWKPTSTFSQRTLERERVRYVSTYQELQSSNATDNFKCKVSIGSLASEELFFPVTVKWVQYKLLKNSALEIDKVRRVALNSEHLHAIVEGVTVAENNLYYRLLTLPKKGKLLLNNKVLKKNSTFSQRNVTEQKVEYELVERPREDSKDMFTFQVLSKHAHSGAYDFKLAIKADVNSIILTNTGLSLIEGESKLISKEELFSETLITKEMFYKITSSPKHGKLKRINLSDSASSNDNMTVFTNADILGERILYVHDDSETTHDEFTFIASLNKSGAGAAAVESSFNISIELKNDEKPVRVVDKIFHVARNGQKLLTVEDLCYHDGDSDFDNGQLLYTRRGIPNGDLVLVNDTSHKLYQFHQEDLELRRVLFLHRGTDYGRFVLFVTDGKHYTSSLLEVSAHEPYIQIANSTGLLVQKGHAASFNAANFSVATNMDVRDDKEVTYKLFLPPKHGRLHINDLLVDSFTQHDLRRDHLVYQHDNSNNLVDRFNFTVKVKDVRLDAGVFVRVYLESHQRPPKVVHNRTLLVEEGKPVKISKRKLEVVHEDSLPVEIVYTVKIAPTYGYIRSFAEGEGRYLGSEQAPIQSFTQQDINDGNIQYVHVTADQHKDSIELQVSNGVTEVGGLQVCIDVIPRLIPLKVSNITLKEGAAKALTEDIIQVTSQHFAGLDLEYSVWEPPQHGQIEHSRSPGVKLLVFTRKQVQQEFIYYVHDDSETTSDNFTIIANDTELRKQSQPCTVYVNVMPVNDEAPVITANTILKVWVSSVTEITKADLNSEDKDSPPEELDYVITPPSNGHLALKSSANKSILNFTQAHVNNGEIVFVHSGAMSGGFSFQVSDGLNFAPRQIFSVTARALLLRLDTNQHLQVFPGSLTPISSEDLQAVTNDDDDGAGNRTITFTLVSSPTLGRLVRVKPDNSTVEISTFTQAMVDEGAIAYEQTNLESIGWSAEDSFRFIVSSPPASLDPHVFNIAISYENTGPERRSLLLANTGAVVTEGEKVLIDKSKLDASNLLVKLPEAQRHSYEVWYEVNSLPQHGVITVGERNLTKEKPNFSQFILNKYGITYQHDNSESLQDSFAFSVWLNMKSKTASRPLDGSEVIEEVFNVTVTPVNDQPPELKTKAPGLRVVQGNKELLVPEHLNVVDLDNPPEDIKYTIISKPNNGFLAMGSSINESIMTFTQADINRGRVWFIQDGSTFSGVFYFSVTDGKHRPLYKLFNLEVTEITISLSNNTDLVLEQGQTAVVVTNEQLAAETNGKNTTIHYLITTPPQFGKLLIATEPVTQFEQEDLLQGRLSYQMTNLTSSRDSFEFTVFTSESNLTEQVLNITVKPLITLSQDTRVPNEIAFKLKSSMLNATQLSVLSGSDPHFEIVVPPTHSKLLTSKKLNHGTSEPVLSFTFKDLEMGIVSLESAANMTAIQELNDSFTFVLHADSAQPAIGVFLYVIVPYDPSLVPVVTTKSPPLTTAAVITNQTALGEPQLPFPVEPTVVTKESTKPVTRWKGKNRWGNPNRVAVPEPAVPDLASEKREKTPKTPVVEAAAHPSRASNPLLIILPLLACLLLIVILVVLIVVFRHRKEKQKPLIQNHPNNTTAPSSPSPCQPERSLAVPSVTVTPLLKGREVGAGMGPRGNALETSSSPQETSLQLCTWNNLDPETLLHCRTSHPTLRNNQYWV